In the genome of Colletotrichum lupini chromosome 8, complete sequence, one region contains:
- a CDS encoding kelch domain-containing protein, with amino-acid sequence MGLSAGLYKGTSKGERLEARGFRLTAAVVVVSEQHDKPDGWPSGFSESPHDFFCLSFPHHGLFLLGPPLGPKASAWLEHLGMVPTLSSFSMGIAAREASPFASADSASTKDQLPGRLYRAITAPAGWRSLAWGLQSFHILGDGSLLERPLLCGSAADGAVMHDVPGEVVVSAPKNINTPTWFVQPHTRPSRPPLSFRGSPPQPSQPARTMRPNGNRPLESSTTVCPGSDYQYGGGSLQYVQNVQTTVECVQICDKDARCNRAVYDKELKVCHVKDTKNEMNWAADDRFDSIRMTNDFVDGTFLATCPFKEEGYRVPKGSADYRVCRGTDYTGNSAKIVQDVTTIQACSELCSNTQNCKKAVFDNINNVCHIKAAEPETSLFWVQNKQFDTIHVPENINPAVQGKWGDLIRLPVIPVAAYIVPSYPEPSRLLFFSSWGVDAFGGASGMTQYGDYNFATGEISERAVTNTHHDMFCPAISQLQDGRIVIQGGSDAEAVSIYDPATNNFTRGPDLKVARGYQTSTLLSSGKIFTIGGAYSGKREGKNGEVYDPEANEWTYLPGADVTPILTNDHEGIWREDNHAWLFGWKNNSIFQAGPGKDQHWFGIEGTGSVTKAATRDDDDAMCGTWVMYDAVAGKILSAGGSPDYTDSDATVHAHITTIGEPGTPSEVERVADMAFPRGFANAVVLPDGQVLVTGGQRKSLVFTNTDGILIAELFNPETKEWKQMAPMAVPRNYHSVAILMPDATVFTGGGGLCYVQQILGSTAGCDKTVDHADGEIFEPPYLYNADGTKAARPVVSGVTEEAVKAGATITFTVEGVEAGGKGAKVTLIRTGSVTHSSNTDQRRIPLDNVQVDGQSFSAKLPEDYGILLPGFYYLFVSNAQGTPSIAKTLHVVL; translated from the exons ATGGGGCTCTCTGCGGGTCTGTACAAGGGTACATCAAAGGGGGAAAGGCTCGAGGCTCGAGGGTTCAGGTTGAccgccgccgtcgtcgtcgtc TCAGAACAACACGACAAGCCTGATGGATGGCCGAGCGGCTTCTCAGAATCTCCACACGATTTCTTCTGCCTGTCTTTCCCACATCACGGGCTTTTCCTGCTTGGACCTCCACTCGGCCCCAAGGCCAGCGCCTGGCTTGAGCATCTGGGCATGGTTCCcaccttatcctctttctcGATGGGGATCGCGGCTCGGGAAGCCTCGCCATTCGCCAGCGCCGACTCGGCGTCGACGAAGGACCAACTCCCCGGCAGACTCTATCGGGCCATAACTGCACCTGCGGGATGGCGCAGCCTAGCTTGGGGGCTCCAGAGTTTCCACATTTTGGGAGATGGATCTCTCTTGGAGCGTCCTCTCCTCTGCGGAAGTGCCGCAGATGGAGCTGTGATGCACGATGTGCCTGGCGAGGTGGTTGT TTCAGCTCCCAAAAACATCAACACACCGACATGGTTCGTTCAACCGCATACAAGGCCATCGCGGCCGCCTCTCTCTTTTCGCGGTTCTCCTCCGCAGCCATCACAGCCTGCCCGAACGATGAGGCCGAATGGGAATCGCCCATTGGAGTCAAGTACAACAGTCTGCCCTGGCTCTGACTACCAGTATGGTGGTGGCAGTCTCCAATATGTTCAAAATGTCCAGACCACGGTCGAGTGTGTCCAGATCTGTGACAAGGATGCTCGCTGCAACAGAGCCGTCTACGACAAGGAGCTCAAGGTTTGTCACGTTAAGGACACCAAGAACGAGATGAACTGGGCAGCCGACGACCGTTTCGACTCTATCCGTATGACAAACGACTTTGTCGACGGCACATTCCTTGCTACCTGCCCCTTCAAGGAGGAGGGCTACCGAGTTCCCAAGGGCAGCGCCGACTACCGTGTCTGCCGCGGCACCGATTACACCGGCAACAGCGCCAAGATTGTTCAGGATGTGACGACCATCCAAGCCTGCTCTGAGCTCTGCTCCAACACTCAGAACTGCAAGAAGGCTGTTTTTGACAACATCAACAATGTTTGCCACATCAAGGCCGCCGAGCCCGAGACATCTCTGTTCTGGGTTCAGAACAAGCAGTTCGACACCATCCACGTCCCCGAGAACATCAACCCGGCCGTCCAGGGCAAGTGGGGCGACCTCATTCGTCTGCCCGTGATTCCCGTTGCGGCTTACATCGTCCCGTCCTACCCCGAGCCCAGCAGACTGCTGTTCTTCTCCTCGTGGGGTGTGGACGCCTTTGGCGGTGCTTCTGGCATGACCCAGTACGGTGACTACAACTTCGCTACCGGTGAGATTTCTGAGCGCGCCGTCACCAACACCCACCACGACATGTTCTGCCCGGCCATCAGCCAGCTTCAGGATGGCCGCATCGTCATCCAGGGCGGCTCCGACGCCGAGGCCGTCAGCATCTACGACCCGGCCACCAACAACTTCACTCGCGGCCCCGACTTGAAGGTTGCCCGTGGCTACCAGACTTCTACCCTCCTCTCCAGCGGCAAGATCTTCACCATTGGCGGAGCCTACTCTGGCAAGCGCGAGGGCAAGAACGGCGAGGTGTACGACCCCGAGGCCAACGAGTGGACCTACCTCCCCGGCGCCGACGTCACCCCGATCCTGACCAACGACCACGAGGGCATCTGGCGCGAGGACAACCACGCCTGGCTCTTTGGCTGGAAGAACAACAGCATCTTCCAGGCCGGCCCGGGCAAGGACCAGCACTGGTTTGGCATCGAGGGCACCGGCTCCGTCACCAAGGCCGCCACccgcgacgacgacgacgccaTGTGCGGCACCTGGGTCATGTACGACGCCGTCGCCGGCAAGATCCTCTCGGCCGGCGGAAGCCCCGACTACACCGACAGCGACGCCACCGTGCATGCCCACATCACCACCATCGGCGAGCCGGGCACCCCGTCCGAGGTCGAGCGCGTGGCGGACATGGCCTTCCCCCGCGGCTTCGCCAACGCCGTGGTCCTTCCCGACGGCCAAGTTCTCGTGACGGGTGGGCAGCGCAAGTCCCTCGTCTTCACCAACACGGACGGCATCCTCATCGCCGAGCTCTTTAACCCGGAAACCAAGGAGTGGAAGCAGATGGCGCCCATGGCCGTTCCGCGCAACTACCACTCCGTCGCGATCCTCATGCCCGACGCCACCGTCTtcaccggcggcggcggcctgTGCTACGTCCAGCAGATCCTGGGCTCCACGGCCGGCTGCGACAAGACGGTCGACCACGCCGACGGCGAAATCTTTGAGCCCCCCTACCTGTACAACGCCGACGGCACCAAGGCTGCGCGGCCCGTCGTGTCCGGGGTCACCGAGGAGGCCGTCAAGGCCGGCGCGACGATTACCTTTACCGTCGAGGGCGTCGAGGCCGGCGGCAAGGGTGCCAAGGTCACGCTCATCCGTACCGGTAGCGTCACGCACTCGTCCAACACGGATCAGCGCCGCATCCCGCTCGACAACGTGCAGGTCGACGGCCAGTCTTTCTCCGCCAAGTTGCCCGAGGACTATGGTATCCTGCTTCCCGGGTTCTACTACCTCTTTGTCTCGAATGCGCAGGGCACGCCTAGCATCGCAAAGACTTTGCACGTTGTCTTGTAG